From the Micromonospora echinofusca genome, the window GGCCCAGCCAGACGAAACCGTCCCGGGCGCGACGGCTGCGGGCGTACGCGTCGGCGTAGTGCGGGCGGCCGGGCTCGCGCCGCCCGTCCACGTAGACCGCACAGTCGACCACGGCGTCGGGATTGGCGCGTCGGGGCTCGGGCTCGCGCTGCCCGGGTACCCGTCGGCCGAGCAGCCGGTCGACCACGGCAGACAGTCTCACCCGTTGTCCCACCCGCCGAACCACCCGTCCGCCCTCCGCCGCGCCGGCAACCGCGCGGACACCGTACTCGCCTCGGGTGGTTCCGGGGTCACGGCACCCGGGTGGCGAACACGACGACGTTGTCGACGTAGCTGCCGGTGTCCCGGTCGAACCGGCCGCCGCAGGTGATCAGCCGCAGGCCGGTGGCGTCGCTGGGCCCGTAGACCAGGTCGGTGGGGAAGCGGTCCTTCGGGTACGACCCGACGCCGTCGACGGCGAACGTGGCGACGCTGGCGTCGGCGCGGGTGACCCGTACGGTGTCGCCGGCCCGCAGCCGGCCGAGGTCGAAGAAGACGGCCGGGCCGGCGGCGGAGTCGACGTGCCCGACGATCACGGCGTTGCCGCTCTCGCCGGGGCTGACGCCGTGGCGGTACCAGCCGGCCAGGGCGGGCCGGTCCAGCGGCGGCACCTCCAGGCGTCCCTCGGCGTCGGCGCCCACCGGGACGATCCGCGCCCGTACGTCGATGGCCGGGATCCGCACGTCCACCGGCTCGGCCCGGTGCAGCGGCGGCACCGCAGGCGCGGAGCGGGCCCGGGTGGGGGCGTCGGCGGCCTCCGGCCGGGGCGGGCGGGGCGGGATCGTCGCCACCCCGGCGGCGATCAGGCCGAGCCCCGTCGTGGCGAGCAGGACGATGACCGTGACCGCCCAGCCGGGCCTGCGCCAGGACACGATCCCACCTCCGTACGCGTTCGCCCGGGTGCCCGCTCCGGTGCGTGACCGGTGCGGGCAC encodes:
- a CDS encoding class F sortase yields the protein MSWRRPGWAVTVIVLLATTGLGLIAAGVATIPPRPPRPEAADAPTRARSAPAVPPLHRAEPVDVRIPAIDVRARIVPVGADAEGRLEVPPLDRPALAGWYRHGVSPGESGNAVIVGHVDSAAGPAVFFDLGRLRAGDTVRVTRADASVATFAVDGVGSYPKDRFPTDLVYGPSDATGLRLITCGGRFDRDTGSYVDNVVVFATRVP